A genomic stretch from Microplitis mediator isolate UGA2020A chromosome 10, iyMicMedi2.1, whole genome shotgun sequence includes:
- the LOC130676062 gene encoding short neuropeptide F-like, with protein MRSYSCAIVLFFIVGVVVAAENYLDYGEENADRNLENLREFYRYLLRRNSFDGSFRSSIPLDSPYEHLMIRKSQRSPSLRLRFGRSGPPAPQGNPITRPASNGESFEDN; from the exons ATGAGGAGTTACAGTTGTGCTATTGTCTTGTTTTTCATCGTGGGGGTTGTTGTTGCTGCAGAAAACTACCTGGATTACGGAG aagaGAATGCAGATCGTAATCTCGAGAACTTGCGTGAATTCTACAGGTACTTGTTGCGACGTAATTCATTCGACGGTAGTTTCAGATCATCAATTCCACTGGATTCGCCATACGAACATTTAATGATACGAAAATCACAGCGTTCACCGTCTCTACGTCTTCGGTTCGGCCGTTCCGGTCCACCGGCGCCCCAG GGAAATCCGATAACGAGACCGGCCTCAAACGGAGAATCTTTTGAAGACAACTGA